The Benincasa hispida cultivar B227 chromosome 9, ASM972705v1, whole genome shotgun sequence genome has a segment encoding these proteins:
- the LOC120085972 gene encoding beta-carotene isomerase D27, chloroplastic, with product MKPLALLRPPTISSAPLRFTFSKSHLRNHPLNLSCSALQSESIKNETSSKPEYKPGLLDEFFLNVFRSKMVQEVGWDSEKPGYDGLIEVANRLTTKGKTNSDTIEASVRILTALFPPLLLDLYRILVSPIAGGKVAAIMVARVTALTCQWLMGTCTVNSFELPDGSSCQSGVFVEKCKYLEESKCIGICINTCKLPTQSFFKDRMGIPLLMEPNFNDYSCQFKFGVLPPLPEEDGILKEPCLEICPNATRRREISGKMSATQCPKA from the exons ATGAAGCCACTGGCTCTTCTTCGTCCACCAACCATCTCTTCAGCTCCTCTTCGCTTCACCTTCTCCAAATCCCACCTTCGAAACCATCCCCTTAACCTCTCTTGTTCCGCTCTTCAATCTGAATCG ATAAAGAATGAAACATCTTCGAAGCCCGAGTACAAGCCTGGACTTCTCGACGAGTTCTTCCTCAACGTTTTCCGAAGCAAAATGGTTCAG GAAGTGGGTTGGGATTCAGAAAAACCTGGATATGATGGACTAATTGAAGTCGCTAACAGGCTCACAACGAAGGGCAAAACCAATTCTGATACTATAGAAGCGTCG GTTCGGATCTTAACAGCTTTGTTTCCTCCTCTTCTGTTGGATCTTTATCGAATTTTGGTATCACCTATAGCTGGTGGGAAAGTGGCTGCCATTATGGTCG CAAGGGTGACTGCGTTGACTTGTCAATGGCTTATGGGAACTTGTACAGTAAATTCATTTGAATTACCTGATGGGTCGTCTTGCCAAAGCGGG GTCTTCGTTGAAAAATGTAAGTACTTGGAAGAAAGCAAATGCATAGGAATTTGTATCAACACCTGCAAGCTTCCAACTCAG AGTTTCTTCAAGGATCGGATGGGAATCCCTCTATTAATGGAACCAAACTTCAATGACTATAGTTGTCAG TTCAAATTTGGCGTTCTTCCTCCTCTGCCTGAAGAAGACGGCATACTCAAAGAACCTTGCTTGGAGATATGTCCTAATGCcacaagaagaagagaaatttCAGGGAAGATGAGTGCAACGCAGTGTCCAAAAGCATAG
- the LOC120086393 gene encoding ABC transporter F family member 4 isoform X1 yields the protein MEEFGTSTIYGSSTMRRKRSRPSRRPRVESQQLGEGVDPSPSSSTPPSDDAVKFSSDENGGGDGTPRRKELSLNQCVSRGSSASGPESEHFLKRSKKDGSFNSYYRSEPGRSANDNKRSSEGVLAPANWRSTSKASDGIESESSSIDPYGGRYGGESSSSGQKGLYVEGLGNDNKVKKVKLRVGGVTRTIQANSPPNGTSKGSSQPSEGHRQQHKHNFQQENFNGHHSPSERSGGLHGVPWRDFSRGGFGLEKEESLTGKMPGRNSAGKHGAESLRKSKRASKKRVLDGDFDDDDDDEIRYLEKLRTSKAYAGYRDDGEEPSKKQRKLSSISSMESYGASKHDKDEKKARSDMASDDKDYEEEEESASDGDVDGNHKKQRKESIDALMEGKREMTLTTRQRALQSSKDASSTRGSSLIEFPNGLPPAPPRKQKEKLTDVEQQLKKAEAAQRRRMQVEKAARESEAEAIRKILGQDSSRKKREDKMKKRQEELAQEKAANAQKLLSNTIRWVMGPSGTVVTFPNDMGFPSIFESRPCSYPPQRENCAGPSCSNPYKYRDSKSKLPLCSLVCYKAIQEQLTETTC from the exons ATGGAAGAGTTTGGGACTTCGACGATTTATGGAAGCTCTACTATGAGGAGGAAAAGGAGTCGACCTTCTCGTCGGCCTCGAGTTGAGTCACAGCAATTAGGCGAAGGTGTAGATCCTTCACCTTCATCTTCAACACCACCTTCTGATGATGCTGTCAAGTTCTCCAGTGATGAGAATGGTGGTGGTGATGGTACTCCTAGGAGAAAAGAATTAAGCCTCAATCAATGTGTATCCAGAGGCTCATCTGCTAGTGGGCCTGAAAGTGaacattttcttaaaagaaGCAAAAAAGATGGAAGTTTTAATTCATATTATCGCAGTGAACCTGGACGAAGTGCTAATGATAACAAACGCAGCAGCGAAGGTGTCCTTGCCCCTGCGAATTGGAGAAGCACTAGCAAGGCATCAGATGGTATTGAATCAGAGTCAAGCAGCATTGATCCATATGGTGGAAGGTATGGTGGTGAAAGTTCAAGTTCTGGACAGAAAGGACTTTATGTTGAAGGATTAGGAAATGATAACAAGGTTAAGAAGGTTAAACTTAGGGTTGGTGGGGTCACCCGTACTATTCAAGCCAATTCCCCTCCCAATGGCACATCTAAAGGCAGTTCTCAACCTTCAGAGGGTCATAGGCAGCAACACAAGCATAACTTTCAG CAGGAAAACTTTAATGGGCATCATTCCCCTTCGGAAAGAAGTGGTGGATTGCATGGAGTTCCATGGAGAGACTTCTCAAGGGGTGGTTTTGGTCTCGAAAAGGAGGAGTCATTGACAGGGAAGATGCCTGGGAGAAATTCTGCTGGGAAGCACGGAGCAGAGTCACTCCGGAAGAGTAAAAGAGCCTCAAAGAAGCGTGTTCTTGATGGAGATTTTGATGATGACGACGATGATGAGATACGGTATTTGGAGAAGCTTAGAACTTCAAAGGCTTATGCAGGGTACCGTGATGATGGTGAAGAACCAAGCAAGAAGCAGCGGAAACTTTCCAGCATTTCTAGCATGGAGAGTTATGGTGCATCAAAGCATgacaaagatgaaaagaagGCTAGATCAGATATGGCTTCTGATGACAAAGAttatgaggaagaagaagagtcgGCATCTGACGGTGATGTTGATGGTAATCATAAGAAGCAGAGGAAGGAATCCATCGATGCATTGATGGAAGGTAAGAGGGAAATGACTCTTACCACACGTCAAAGAGCCCTTCAGTCTAGCAAAGATGCATCATCCACTCGTGGTTCTAGTTTAATCGAATTCCCAAATGGTTTACCACCTGCTCCACCCAGAA AGCAAAAAGAGAAACTCACTGATGTGGAACAGCAACTTAAGAAGGCGGAAGCTGCGCAAAGACGGAGAATGCAAGTGGAGAAGGCTGCTAGGGAATCTGAG GCCGAGGCAATCAGAAAGATACTCGGTCAAGATTCAAGCCGGAAGAAGCGGGAAGATAAAATGAAGAAGCGCCAGGAAGAATTAGCTCAG GAGAAGGCTGCAAATGCCCAGAAGCTCTTATCAAACACAATCAGATGGGTCATGGGTCCTTCCGGTACTGTGGTGACTTTTCCAAACGATATGGGATTTCCAAGCATATTCGAATCTCGGCCCTGCAG CTATCCACCTCAGCGTGAAAACTGTGCGGGTCCATCGTGTTCGAATCCATACAAGTATCGAGATTCAAAGTCGAAGCTACCTCTTTGCAGTCTTGTGTGTTACAAAGCAATTCAAGAGCAGTTGACAGAAACTACCTGCTAG
- the LOC120086393 gene encoding uncharacterized protein LOC120086393 isoform X2, which produces MEEFGTSTIYGSSTMRRKRSRPSRRPRVESQQLGEGVDPSPSSSTPPSDDAVKFSSDENGGGDGTPRRKELSLNQCVSRGSSASGPESEHFLKRSKKDGSFNSYYRSEPGRSANDNKRSSEGVLAPANWRSTSKASDGIESESSSIDPYGGRYGGESSSSGQKGLYVEGLGNDNKVKKVKLRVGGVTRTIQANSPPNGTSKGSSQPSEGHRQQHKHNFQENFNGHHSPSERSGGLHGVPWRDFSRGGFGLEKEESLTGKMPGRNSAGKHGAESLRKSKRASKKRVLDGDFDDDDDDEIRYLEKLRTSKAYAGYRDDGEEPSKKQRKLSSISSMESYGASKHDKDEKKARSDMASDDKDYEEEEESASDGDVDGNHKKQRKESIDALMEGKREMTLTTRQRALQSSKDASSTRGSSLIEFPNGLPPAPPRKQKEKLTDVEQQLKKAEAAQRRRMQVEKAARESEAEAIRKILGQDSSRKKREDKMKKRQEELAQEKAANAQKLLSNTIRWVMGPSGTVVTFPNDMGFPSIFESRPCSYPPQRENCAGPSCSNPYKYRDSKSKLPLCSLVCYKAIQEQLTETTC; this is translated from the exons ATGGAAGAGTTTGGGACTTCGACGATTTATGGAAGCTCTACTATGAGGAGGAAAAGGAGTCGACCTTCTCGTCGGCCTCGAGTTGAGTCACAGCAATTAGGCGAAGGTGTAGATCCTTCACCTTCATCTTCAACACCACCTTCTGATGATGCTGTCAAGTTCTCCAGTGATGAGAATGGTGGTGGTGATGGTACTCCTAGGAGAAAAGAATTAAGCCTCAATCAATGTGTATCCAGAGGCTCATCTGCTAGTGGGCCTGAAAGTGaacattttcttaaaagaaGCAAAAAAGATGGAAGTTTTAATTCATATTATCGCAGTGAACCTGGACGAAGTGCTAATGATAACAAACGCAGCAGCGAAGGTGTCCTTGCCCCTGCGAATTGGAGAAGCACTAGCAAGGCATCAGATGGTATTGAATCAGAGTCAAGCAGCATTGATCCATATGGTGGAAGGTATGGTGGTGAAAGTTCAAGTTCTGGACAGAAAGGACTTTATGTTGAAGGATTAGGAAATGATAACAAGGTTAAGAAGGTTAAACTTAGGGTTGGTGGGGTCACCCGTACTATTCAAGCCAATTCCCCTCCCAATGGCACATCTAAAGGCAGTTCTCAACCTTCAGAGGGTCATAGGCAGCAACACAAGCATAACTTTCAG GAAAACTTTAATGGGCATCATTCCCCTTCGGAAAGAAGTGGTGGATTGCATGGAGTTCCATGGAGAGACTTCTCAAGGGGTGGTTTTGGTCTCGAAAAGGAGGAGTCATTGACAGGGAAGATGCCTGGGAGAAATTCTGCTGGGAAGCACGGAGCAGAGTCACTCCGGAAGAGTAAAAGAGCCTCAAAGAAGCGTGTTCTTGATGGAGATTTTGATGATGACGACGATGATGAGATACGGTATTTGGAGAAGCTTAGAACTTCAAAGGCTTATGCAGGGTACCGTGATGATGGTGAAGAACCAAGCAAGAAGCAGCGGAAACTTTCCAGCATTTCTAGCATGGAGAGTTATGGTGCATCAAAGCATgacaaagatgaaaagaagGCTAGATCAGATATGGCTTCTGATGACAAAGAttatgaggaagaagaagagtcgGCATCTGACGGTGATGTTGATGGTAATCATAAGAAGCAGAGGAAGGAATCCATCGATGCATTGATGGAAGGTAAGAGGGAAATGACTCTTACCACACGTCAAAGAGCCCTTCAGTCTAGCAAAGATGCATCATCCACTCGTGGTTCTAGTTTAATCGAATTCCCAAATGGTTTACCACCTGCTCCACCCAGAA AGCAAAAAGAGAAACTCACTGATGTGGAACAGCAACTTAAGAAGGCGGAAGCTGCGCAAAGACGGAGAATGCAAGTGGAGAAGGCTGCTAGGGAATCTGAG GCCGAGGCAATCAGAAAGATACTCGGTCAAGATTCAAGCCGGAAGAAGCGGGAAGATAAAATGAAGAAGCGCCAGGAAGAATTAGCTCAG GAGAAGGCTGCAAATGCCCAGAAGCTCTTATCAAACACAATCAGATGGGTCATGGGTCCTTCCGGTACTGTGGTGACTTTTCCAAACGATATGGGATTTCCAAGCATATTCGAATCTCGGCCCTGCAG CTATCCACCTCAGCGTGAAAACTGTGCGGGTCCATCGTGTTCGAATCCATACAAGTATCGAGATTCAAAGTCGAAGCTACCTCTTTGCAGTCTTGTGTGTTACAAAGCAATTCAAGAGCAGTTGACAGAAACTACCTGCTAG